Within Oreochromis niloticus isolate F11D_XX linkage group LG2, O_niloticus_UMD_NMBU, whole genome shotgun sequence, the genomic segment ttcctCAAAATGGTACATCATCTCAGttaaacatttaatatattTCCTGTGCTCTGCTGTGAATAAAATGCAGACTTacgagatttgcaaatcattgcgttctgcttttatttacattttacacaactAACCACACATTCGTCACACGAGCAGAAACAGACACAAATGGGGCGTACACAAGTCGCTGCTCTTCCCAGTCAGTAAGCCACAGGTTTTTTTCTATGACACATGAATGAGTCAGTCTTTCCTAGTGTTATCGCTTTACACCAGgtggacacaaacacactccttcctttcttctcctcctgctcaaCCCAACTTTCCCTTTTCCTCTGCCacgtctttggtttcttttggtgACTATGACAAAAACCACCAGCGCTGCCAGCATTGCAGCTGTTATTAGGAGGCACCCCCCAAAAACCAGCATTGCTTTGTTTGTGAACATCCATGCACATATAGAGCAAGGCTCATGCAGCTCGCTAAACCTGCAGGGCTGAACTGAGTCATTGTTAGGGGATCCACTGAGAGCAATGATTTCTCTGTACACATTGATGGAGGCTTTGGCTTTGGATTGGTGTTGGGCTGAGGTGAAGAGGCCATACTGCGGTACGTGTCGATCTTGGAGTTTCCACACGTAGAAGCCCTGCAAGTTGACTCCATCGACATGGTAAGCTGCAAAGAAATAGAAATATAACAACAGAAAAGTAAGATGAATACTTTATctaaaaaacacagcttttattGTGTTAGAAAACTACACTGCTTCCATGTGCAAATACAGGTGAGTCATAAAGGGCAGTGCCATAAAGGGCAATATGGCCTTTATGGCACTGTTTTTCCTCGCCCCTCGTTTCTGTTTTTATGGTTTTCATGGTTTCTCAGTATATAAAGCTTTTTATAGTAGGAAGCAATACGGTCATTAAGCCTGTATCACATGTGGAACTGTATCTCTGTCTCAACATCCTGAACACTGCAGACTCTATTTTGATTCTTGCCAAATATTGTTACTCAACACATCCTGGACTGAGGAGGAAAATTGTCTAAAATGTTTGCCCACCTTTAAGTGCCTCCTGCAGGTAACTCCTTAGGTAGTGTTGCCTGAGTTTATCCTCAACAGGAGCCTGATCATCAATCCCACTCCCGGTGACAATGATAGGTATAGCTCCACCATACCTCTGGCTAACCCACTTTAGCATCTTACGCAAGCCCCATGGCACAATAGCTTGCCGCAGGCTAGAAGAGGGCCATGTTGGATCAGAAAGAATCAGACAATCATGATCAGGAGGTGGTTTCTGCTGAAAACTGTCCTGTGTGTGGGAACGCGGGGAAACCAAACGGGTAGTAAAATGGTTTATGGCGATAAAACTCAAGGCCCCTCTCAGTTCCTCTCTCTCAGTCTCAGTAAAATTAGGAAGAGGCGATCCAGGAAGGCCCATTACTCGAGCTCTCTCTTCCAGGTACGCTCTCATTTCTTGTGGGTAGTCCCCCATGTTGTGGTTCTCCTCACGTCTAGTCCCCAACAATGGGTCTAAGAAGCGACCAAGTTCAAACAGAAGGAATCTTTCTGCTGCCAATGTGTGTGACTCCAGGAAGGGGTTAGCAGGTTTGGCCCAGTCAGCATGTAGTGCTAACGATACCAGTCCTTGCTGTTGACCGTAATGTTCCTTCTCGTACAACCTCCAGGCTTTTGCATGAGCCAGAAGAAGGTTATGAGCTGCCAGATGCTTGTCTTCCCCACTCGAATAAACATCTACAAGTCTGTTTGGCTCGTTAATGGTGATCCAGTTCTGAACCCAGGGACCCAGCTCCTGGTAACAAAGTGCTGCATATTCCTGAAAAGCGTTCACTGTGCTGTAATTGAGCCAACCACCCGAGGCATGCAGTGGCATAGGTAAACCCAGATTTGGAGATCGGTGTGTTGGGTAATAAATAACCACAAGAGCCTCGAGATCCCGCTTCTTGAGTTCGGTCATGATACAGCGGTAGTACCTTTGTAAAAGTCAAGAGTGTAGACACAGAGAGACTGATTCAGACAAAGTAAGTGGGTATGAACTCGAAATTGCTCTGTCAGTAGCCTGGGGTGTGACTCAGGTAAAGTTACAGCTATAACATGAATTGTGTTATTTGAATTGTCACTGTGTGCGCGCATCTTTACCTCAGAGCTTCTGTGTTTACATTAGAAAGGTCTCCCTGGGGTAAAATCAGAGACCAGTTTAGAGCGAAGCGATAGTGAGACGCCCGTGTCGATTCCAGCAGGTTAAGATGATCACGGATAGCCAAATAGTCTGTGCACTGTGCTCGCCTGGTGTGGAGCTTCACCCCTGGGACCTGATGCAAAGATCCGTCACCTGTCAGGTTCCAACTGTACAAATGAGGGTCAGTAAACTGTGGGGAGAAAGGGTAGAAGTGGacctacaaaaacaaaacaaaaaaatacaattaaaatgtgttctttaGGTGTCTAGAGCATTATTGTACGTCTTCCATAGCTGTGGAAATAATCTTAGTCTTGTTACCTGTAAAGTGGAGTCTGCAATACCCCAGTGAAATTTGCAGGGGAAATGGCCTTTCACCTCTTGCGAGGTTTCATCACTTGGGAAGCCATTATCATTAACTATTTGTCTGTAGTACTGAGCGGTGCTCTTGGGGCTCCTAGTTCTGTTTGGTTGGCTGAAGTCCACATAAAAAAGGCCTCGTCTAATACTATACCCATAATTCCACTCAAATCCATCCACTAAAGACCAGGCCATGTATCCAAACACCTGTACACCGTCAAGCTTAATGGCtatgaaagaaaacaaggtATAATAGAGTAAGATGGACAAATGTTTGTGTCTCAATGATTTTATTGTCTAACTCATATTTATTTGTTCTTCCCTGCTTTCTGCTTACCTCGCAAGACTTGGTTGATAAAGCTTTTCATCAGATAGATGCCCACTGTGTCTTCCTTTCCCACAGTGGCTTCAGAGAACCAGCCTCCCTCAGCTACTAGGACACTTGGATTCCCATATTCCAGCTTTATCCAGCCCAGGAGTCGTCTTAGGTCTGGGGTTACCGTCTGCCCATAGCCGATTACACTCTGCCCCAAACGGAGGTTGTTAGGCCCAAAGGACAGGGCAAAAAAGTCAGCTGTCTTCTGCACCCAGAGCTTCTCTTCAGGGGTGAATGCAGGCAGAAGAGCCCCAAGCTTGGTTTTTAAAGAGACTGGATAGTCCCCTTCACCAAAGATGGGACTGGCAAACCAGCCCAGAGCTGCCTCTATTGACTCCTGACAGAGCTCAGCACTTGCATCAATGGCTTTGCCTCTTTGAGGTTCCACCCAGTGGGAGCCCAAAACAATGGACACTTTACCCTTTTGAGTTGCGCGGAAGTTGGTGTTGTAGGTGTGCCATGCTTTTGCGTGAGCCTGGAAATAACAGCAGATACATTAGTGTGatgtttttaggttttgttgtcttttttttcctgaacatATTCACTGTAAAATAAACTTGTTTGACTCAGCAAAATTTAATGTGTCTCTATGAAAAGCACAGGTATACATAACACAGTTAATTCTGGATCAGGAGAGGGAAAATGAGAGGTAAGAGAGTAATTATGAAAACAATTACATATAAATGGtaattttttttggttttatttgctCACTGGGTGCTGCAGGTACACCATCTGTGCTTGTTTGCGTAAACTGAAAGTGATTATTAATTAAGCATGTCTCCCCGACTTCCTGACACACACCATTTCTCTCCAGCAGACAAGTGCTGATGTGGTGGACTTTGACCGCAATGTCTCTTTAACTGTCGTGTTTATCACAAGCCagtcaatataaataaaattgacgTGTCGtctaggagaaaaaaacaaaaaacaaaaaagcatgcAGCAAGGTTTTGCACTTGGTTGCACAAGTTTTCTATGCCATAACCAATTTGATtatattaaaatgaaatatcagGGCTTTCTTGCTTCACTGTCCTCTGACCTAAAATCACTCGAGCAATATAAAGATTCACTGTCTATCGTAAAATGATAAAGCTGTGAGAGTTCAAAGTTTacacagtttgtgtttgtgtgtgtaactgGAGATATTCTTCATATCGCTGGTGTTGCAACCAAAACAGATGAGGAACACGAAGAGTAAAAATTACATTCTCATGAAAAATTTGACAAAATCTGCCATGTCCCCATGTGTAACTGACCTTTATCAGATTGTGTGCCACAGTAAGCGAGGTGGCAGGTCCCCCTTTCTCTCCAGGAGCATGCACGCCTGTCCCGTATCCCTGCACAGCCACCAGGTAGGGATTATGCATTGTGAGCCAATACCTAACATGACTCCCAAAAGTGTGGAAACAAAAAGTAGCAAACTCCTCGAAAAGTTCCACCATAGTTTCGTTCTTCCAGCCTCCATAATCCTCTTGCAGCACTTGTGGCAGGTCCCAGTGATGGAGAGTGACAATGGGCTCAATTTTCTTTTCCAGAAGCTTCTCTATGAGGTAGCTGTAATGCTTCACAGCAGCAGTATTGGGCTGACCTCTGGCATTTCCATCAGGAAAGAGTCTGGGccaggagagagaaaaagagtaTGACCTTACACCTAGATACTCCAATGCTTTCACATCTTCTTCCCATCTGTTGTAGCTGTCACTTGCCACATTGGCAGCCTCTCTGTCCAAGCTGCCACTAACAAAGGAGTGGGTGAAACTGTCCCAAATTGAGGCACCTTTCCCATTCTGCTTCCAGGCTCCTTCTGTCTGGAAAGCAGAAGTTCCAGAGCCCCAAAGGAAGCCTGGAGGGAAGGTGTCATGTAGGAAAGATTGCCCTTTGAGGGTGGGATCCGGTTTGGGGTGCTGCCAAATATCCCTGCCCTTCCCAAGAGAGCAGGTTGCCTTGTTCCAGCAATATAAGGAAAACAGGAGAGAAGACAAGAGGAAGTGACATTTGGGATGGTTCAGCATACTGAAGGTTTCTACCTTGATTCCAAAATCCACCTTAATGAGACAGCTGATGTCAGTCCGTCAGCGTGCGTTTGAAAATAATGCATTCCCTTATGACTGATAAGAGATCCATAATGTGGGTGAAGAAGAGGCTGAAGTGATCAAAGCGAGCAGAGTGGAACATTTGAAGCGTCGAGGTTTTGCGCTCTCCATCTGACACCCTGCGTCCCTATCTCTCACTCCCAGTGTACTTCTGCTCCCACTCAACCCCTCCCTACCACATAATGTTCACACATACAAAGGTTGACTCATGTCCTCACATGCTTGTTTTACTACCGAGGCCATTCCGGCTGATTAATTTAACCTGTCCTTCAAAAAGCGCTTGATTATTCTTGGATCTCAGCcaaattaataaaaaagaaagagtcaTAATTCAACACAGCTAATAAAGATAATAGTGAGCTATCTTTCCAAGGGTGTATAGAGACTGACTCAGAGCTCACAGGCACATGCTGATTGCTGTAAAGAACATTTGTGTCAATAATTAGCTTGTACTCTGATCTTAGCTTCATAAGTAAGACTTACTGCacattacaaacacacacactgtattttGTAATCACTTGCATTAGGGGATTTCAGCTTTCTAACAAATCAGCAATGTCACATTTTgacacatttattaaataagAGGTAATCTTACAGCGTGACGCTGAAAAAACaggctgttttctgttttcttacagCCAGAAGCTTCTAATCGAATCAGCTGTGTTCTTTTAGGATTTGATCAAACTGTGCCAGGTGAGATTAGTGACACTGGCTTATAAGACAATATTCAATTAAGCTCCACTTGCTGTATGCGTAGCAGTCACTGACCCAAGGCAAGATTAGCACTGCCAGGCTAGAAACACTGCTGGAAAGAGGGTtcatgcatatgtgtgtgtgtgtgtgtgtgtgtgtgtgtgtgtgtgtgtgtgtgtgtgtgtgtctgccccATCTGTCTGTACAAACACATAGCTTCCCTATCACAATAAAAAGCCATTTTAAAAGAAACCCTTTCTCATCATCCTTCATTAACACAGTGTCTAGAGTAAACAACACAGTGGACCTGAAGCCACTCTGCCTCAAGGCATTAGTGGGCTAAGTCAATTGAGTTGGAAAATGTTCATGTACTACCCAGGTGACCTCAGTGTGGTCGCTATGATACTACAAGAGAGCTACCTCAGAAACACTGTAGTTTAGCCTTCTCATTCATACTTTTCACAGCATAGTAGAACAAATTAAAGATACAGTATAGTCATGGCATTCCTTAGTAAAGGCCTATTTCATtgatttttagaatattttaaaatcagttcatgTTTCTCAAACTACAGACCAACGTCTTTTAGCgtgccaaaacaaaaaacaaaaacaaaaaaacatgaagtaTTAGTTTGCTTAAAACaataaagtatactaaatccaAGGAACTGATTTCAGTACTTTCACTAGCTCCgcttatttatacattttcatCACAGTTTCCTTCTATAAAATGCACTGTTACATAAAAAGGGAAGTGAAAAGAGGATGTTGAAGTGAGAAAAGCATAAGTAGTTTGGGAATTGCTTTCATTTCTATGCCTGTTTCCGCTcagtttcatgttgtttttactGTAACTTAAAAACTATTAGCAGCTACTGCTGGAGCAGTGCTGACGCATGACTTTTGGTCACATTTAATCCAAATTTTATTTGGTGGTATACCTTTCTCAATCAGTCAGTTTTGTCTTactaatttcctttttttggaaCCATTGTAACTCTGATGCTTTTGTACTTGAGACTTAAAACCGTGACCATCAGACCACAATACAGGTTAgtgctctcttttttatctgTCTATGAACTaatggttttttttattgtggttttggattttttttttattttaatatttagatTACATGAGTGAAGACAAACACACTTAATTGAAAGTAATCTAAAATAAGATGATGAAAATGGCAAATTCAAATGTCTGCTTTTAAGGTTTTGGTGGGTTTTATGAATGCATAAATAATCGTAAACTCATACCATGATAACAACCACATTGCACAATACATATCTGTTTTGCATTTTAGGTTTACAGTGCATTATGATTAATGCTATGTAATCAGTTTTTCATTAAAATGGgagtattttatatttatgacaGTATTAATGTTCCCTTTTTGCTCACACAGTTTTTCGATATTTAGAAAAAGCAGTTTTTCTAAATGTctatttgtgtttctttgttgtcCCCAacaatagatagatagatagatagatagatagatagatagatagatagatagatagatagatagatagatagatagatataagaTTCCAACAAAACCAAGAAAACCACGGGAattaaagaaaacagagcaacaaTTCCATGATAAGCACACAGTAAGCCACATTCACAAAGGAAAAACCAGAAAAAAGGGTAAACCAAGCCAATTAGAATTAAACCagttcaaaaaaattaaaagtaagtCTGATCTTAAAGAAAGTAACCAGTGTTGTTCCAGGTGAGTTCCTTTCAAAATAATGTTTTCACATCACTCTGGCCTCTTCCTTAAATTTTTTTCAACTTTCTCTCAGCCAAATTTCTTTTAAGCCATGATGCTTTTATTACACATGTCTGGCATATTTTTAGTATACTGACTAAAATCAAAAAGTGTTAcataaactatttttaaaaaaaagtaatattctAGCAGCAGAAAAATATTGCACAATAGCTGAAATTTGTCATCatgtaaaaacacagaaattgtCTATAATTAAAATACCCAAAAAAGTCCATATTTTTACATTGTATTACATTAAAATACAGTACTTTGGGGTGTAAACGgagattaaataataataataataataatataaataataataataaagtcatTAACTGTTCTAATACAATTAATTAGGCCTAAAATTGCATTAAAGTACTGTTACTAGTTGGACTTTTATTCTACAATTACTCTATTAGAAATATACAGAAAATGTTATTGTAATTACATTATACTGTTAATTACAGATCTTATCAAGTACATACTGATGGATGTGAATATTGAAAGAGTTGAGCTAAATAAAACTAACTTTAATAACTTTACTTTGTGTAATAATTTCATAATTCTGCTGTAATGCAATACTAATACAGAAAACTTCTAACAATTTGTAAAAGTAAATGTAGCAGGTTAGATTTGGTGGATGTTGGTTTAAACATGCTGTCTGTGAATGCAGCATGAACATTCACCCCTCCCATAGCTGTTAATCAGAGGTTGGTTATAAGAAACAACTGTAGTCTACTCCTGAACTCTAGCACTCATTCCTGTTCCTGTGGCAAAGATCACAGCCTGTTGTTAAGTATTGCAGACCGGATTCATTTCCCCTGGCAACTGGTTAATATGTATAACTATTAAAGGGTGGTAAGTAGGATCCTCATGGGTGGAGCCTGGATGACTGTTTTCCCTCTCTTGTTACAGGCctacacactgctgctgtcttgttgtAGCCTTGTTGTTTTGCTGCCATTTATGAACTGGCATTGACTGGTTCATTGTTTTATGGTATTTTCATCTTAACTGTTTGTTATATTGTAATTATGCTTTTAAAAGGAGTTGCATTTTaaagtgtgtttatttgttcttgtttCCTTTATATCTTATTTCctgagttgtttggtgtttTGTATGCCACAGTTTCTACGTTTGATTTTGCTTTAGTGGCGGCACAGTCGCTTGTTGTGGAGGCTAGGCACGTGTGGTAAAATTCCCTCAGATGCATGTGAATGTACACACCAGGGAAATGGGTATAACGCACCATTTTAAGGTTTGGTATTGCCAGCCCTGTGAGCTAAGAAGTTCTCTTTTTTTGCAGCTCTGTGCTTTTAGTAGTTTTTTCTTAAAAGCTTTGCGTGTGGTAGAGGGGATACCAGGGGAGAGGTTATTACATGAGGGAAGCAGGACAGGACTGAGCCTCAGGACCTATCTCCTTGTGCAAGAAGGAACAGAAAAAACGCTGGCAGCCTTTTAGTGGGACTCGTGCTCACAGTACCGCACCATGCAAATCATCTGACATTCCCCAAAGAATATCAGAACCAGACTAGCATCCAGTTCTACTTAAAGATGAGAAAATGTTCACATAATTTCAGGGAAGATGGCTGCAAGTCACCTGCTGAAAGTGTTCTTCTCTATATCATCTTGTGCTAGGATTTATCTTCAAGAAGCATCTTTtgaattaaatacaaaacaaaccaaaaaaaaaaacaattagtAGTTAGTAAGTaaacactgactttaattacATTGATACTGacattaatataattttttaaatatatatcctTGCAAAACAATGAGAGTTGCAAAGTTTTTGTAGAGTTATTCTTGCACTAGAGTAGTGTGTATGTAAAGAGTTTAGGTTAAGTGGTAAGTCTCAGTTAATTATATTGTGTAACAGGGTGAGCATTTGCATATGCATGTGTGATCTGTCATGAAGTGTCGAGTGAGAGGGATGGAAATGCAGTACTTCaactgaaagtaaaaaaacTACAATTTAATTAGGATGTATGCAGAATATCcacagaggaaaaaataaaaacatctggAGAACAGGGAGCACATGAGTGAAGGTTAATGAATGACCTGAAAATGAATAAAGGAAATGatacaaaggaagcaaaactaaatgcAAGACACAGGAGAGAAATGACCACCCCACAAAAAACAACCCAGCATGTTTGCATTGAGCAGAAGATCCTATGACTGTATAgagacaataaaggcattctattctattctattctattctattctatgaaTCATGTTAAGCTTGCAACTGTATTTTTACACTCTTTTTGTGtgtaaaaatgaatacattttttgtaaatacatgtaaaaaaaaacatgtttattcatGAGTACACttctctatttattttttattaaatcagaTATGTTATGGCAGAGAATATTTCTTGTAATTTTATTGatatttcatgtatttaaaataacaggaaaatgCTGTAAAATTTATATGAAAATCTCTGAAATTACAGATTTTTCTAACAGTGCAAGTCAGATTTaccaattaaaatgttttaatttgagACATAACAATGATTTCTAACCCTCTACTGAGGTTTCGGTTTCCAATTCTTCTGCATTATTCAGTTGATAAAAACCTAATTTGTGCATTTATCAATTTGTCTACCCTGATTAAAAACTTAAAGTGTTTAATTAAGTTCAAAGGCATTGCACACTGAATCCTTTAACATGATTATGTCATATCCACACCTCTCTACAACAATTACTGAGCATTGTAACCACCACAAAGGTAGAATTTATTGTAGGAGTTTTGAACATTTGTTTTTGATGTATCCAACAGTCTGACAACtgatggtaaaaataaataatattatgaAAGCTAATACTTATATCTTTTATGTAGGCAACAATGAGGGTCACAGCAGCTGTACTCTGGACAGCAGCCGTGTTGGTGGGACTTCAGAAGAGCGCTTCATCACCTGACAACTTTGTAGACCGATCATCCCAAAACCTCTCTTCTGTCCCAACTGACCTGCCACAGACGACTGAGTTTTTAGACCTCTCTCGCAActacatacatcagcttcacaATGGAGACTTTGAAAAGACCACTCACCTTAGGTTCCTGAATGTGTCATGGAACGGTTTGGAGGAGATCGATCCACAGACTTTTCTTGACACGCCTCTCCTGGAACATCTGGACTTGTCGCACAACAATCTCAAGAACCTCTCAGGTCAACAATACCTGCTACACACCGTGAACCTCCTGGTGCTAAACTTGGCCTTTAACAGATTTCTTACCATGACATTGGGGAGTGAGTTCAGCTCTCTTGTAAAACTGGAGAGATTAAAAGTTGGAGCAAAAAACATCAGTGTGGGTGACTTCAAGAACATTGCTAAGGTGAAACTACGCACATTGACGTTATTACTAGAGGATGAACTTTATTATGAAGCAGGCAGCCTGGAGGATGTTCACGCTCAAAGGCTGCAGATAGCCTTTGGACATAATCAGAAAATTGACCGTAATCTGACTGCTGATGCTCTGTCCCTGTTTGTTGAAGTGGAGATGATGAATATGAAAGATGGCTACAAAGACCTAAGTAAGCAGCTAAGAGAGACAGTGAAAATCCACACAACAAGTTTTTATCTCACCAACATAACAATTAAATGGCAGGACTTAACTGAATATGTAAATGTGGCTCTAAATACAACTTTGAAACATCTTGATGCCTCTGATGTGCGCATAATGCAGCCTCCTCGAAATGAAACAGAAGTGATCAAAACATCACAGGTGATTTCTTTCACAGCCAGACAGGCAGTGGTAACAACTTTTTTCTTCTCACAGGAGGCTTTATACAACTTTTTCATCAGCATGCCAGTGGAGAGAGTTGCGATTACTGACACACCAATAATACACATGACCTGTCCCAAGTCACAGAGTCCAATACGCCAGCTGGATTTTTCTAATTGTGCTATGTCTGACACCATCTTCTCAAGTGTGGTGGATGATAAATTTGTAGAATGTCAGAATCTGCGTAACCTGAAGAACTTGACTCTTGTAGGCAACAGTCTTAAAAAACTAGAGATACTGAGCAAACGTTTTCAATATATGTCATCCCTGCAACATCTGGACCTCAGCGTCAACTCCATAGGGTATGACCAGTCATTAGAGTGCATCTGGCCAGCAAGCATCACCAATATAAATCTGTCTTCTAATAGTTTGACTGACTCAGTTTTTCAATGTCTACCAAATGGGACACAGATACTGGACCTCCAGAACAACCAGATTTCTGTGGTTCCGCAATCCATCTTCAAACTGAGGAACCTTTCAACTCTGAATCTAAATGCTAACCGGCTGCGGGACCTGCCGCTGTGTGACACTTTCCCCTCACTCCACAAGCTTCTGCTCAGGTCAAATTCTCTCCATGCCCCATCTGTGAACATATTGGAAAGCTGTCCCGAACTGCGTACCCTAGATGTCAGTTTTAACCCCTTCACCTGTATCTGCACTCTAACAAGTTTCATAAAGCTCGCTATCAATTCTGAAAAGaacaacagccaatcaggaaTTGAGCTGCTGAACTGGCCACAGGGCTATTACTGCACATACCCCGAGGACGTTAGAAACTCAACTTTAAGAGACATCTCAATCCCAGAGGTTTCCTGCAGCATTGGCCTTCTAGTGGTCGCAATTTTGGTCCCAGCAGGGACACTGATTATTTCAGTTGTGATTCTGTGTCACTGTTTGGATGTTCCCTGGT encodes:
- the klb gene encoding beta-klotho, which codes for MLNHPKCHFLLSSLLFSLYCWNKATCSLGKGRDIWQHPKPDPTLKGQSFLHDTFPPGFLWGSGTSAFQTEGAWKQNGKGASIWDSFTHSFVSGSLDREAANVASDSYNRWEEDVKALEYLGVRSYSFSLSWPRLFPDGNARGQPNTAAVKHYSYLIEKLLEKKIEPIVTLHHWDLPQVLQEDYGGWKNETMVELFEEFATFCFHTFGSHVRYWLTMHNPYLVAVQGYGTGVHAPGEKGGPATSLTVAHNLIKAHAKAWHTYNTNFRATQKGKVSIVLGSHWVEPQRGKAIDASAELCQESIEAALGWFASPIFGEGDYPVSLKTKLGALLPAFTPEEKLWVQKTADFFALSFGPNNLRLGQSVIGYGQTVTPDLRRLLGWIKLEYGNPSVLVAEGGWFSEATVGKEDTVGIYLMKSFINQVLRAIKLDGVQVFGYMAWSLVDGFEWNYGYSIRRGLFYVDFSQPNRTRSPKSTAQYYRQIVNDNGFPSDETSQEVKGHFPCKFHWGIADSTLQVHFYPFSPQFTDPHLYSWNLTGDGSLHQVPGVKLHTRRAQCTDYLAIRDHLNLLESTRASHYRFALNWSLILPQGDLSNVNTEALRYYRCIMTELKKRDLEALVVIYYPTHRSPNLGLPMPLHASGGWLNYSTVNAFQEYAALCYQELGPWVQNWITINEPNRLVDVYSSGEDKHLAAHNLLLAHAKAWRLYEKEHYGQQQGLVSLALHADWAKPANPFLESHTLAAERFLLFELGRFLDPLLGTRREENHNMGDYPQEMRAYLEERARVMGLPGSPLPNFTETEREELRGALSFIAINHFTTRLVSPRSHTQDSFQQKPPPDHDCLILSDPTWPSSSLRQAIVPWGLRKMLKWVSQRYGGAIPIIVTGSGIDDQAPVEDKLRQHYLRSYLQEALKAYHVDGVNLQGFYVWKLQDRHVPQYGLFTSAQHQSKAKASINVYREIIALSGSPNNDSVQPCRFSELHEPCSICAWMFTNKAMLVFGGCLLITAAMLAALVVFVIVTKRNQRRGRGKGKVGLSRRRRKEGVCLCPPGVKR
- the LOC106098214 gene encoding toll-like receptor 1, whose protein sequence is MRVTAAVLWTAAVLVGLQKSASSPDNFVDRSSQNLSSVPTDLPQTTEFLDLSRNYIHQLHNGDFEKTTHLRFLNVSWNGLEEIDPQTFLDTPLLEHLDLSHNNLKNLSGQQYLLHTVNLLVLNLAFNRFLTMTLGSEFSSLVKLERLKVGAKNISVGDFKNIAKVKLRTLTLLLEDELYYEAGSLEDVHAQRLQIAFGHNQKIDRNLTADALSLFVEVEMMNMKDGYKDLSKQLRETVKIHTTSFYLTNITIKWQDLTEYVNVALNTTLKHLDASDVRIMQPPRNETEVIKTSQVISFTARQAVVTTFFFSQEALYNFFISMPVERVAITDTPIIHMTCPKSQSPIRQLDFSNCAMSDTIFSSVVDDKFVECQNLRNLKNLTLVGNSLKKLEILSKRFQYMSSLQHLDLSVNSIGYDQSLECIWPASITNINLSSNSLTDSVFQCLPNGTQILDLQNNQISVVPQSIFKLRNLSTLNLNANRLRDLPLCDTFPSLHKLLLRSNSLHAPSVNILESCPELRTLDVSFNPFTCICTLTSFIKLAINSEKNNSQSGIELLNWPQGYYCTYPEDVRNSTLRDISIPEVSCSIGLLVVAILVPAGTLIISVVILCHCLDVPWYMGMIWQWTRAKHRARMRQARPEDLVGLEFHAFVSYSQHDVDWVRNSLLPNLEGPAGGLRICHHEQHFVPGKTIIENIISCVEKCRRSVFVLSAHFVKSEWCHYELYFAAHQRLTLGSDSIVLVLLEPLPQYLIPSKYYQLKSMMNRHTYLEWPQDRAKQRLFWANLRAALQTDLPNAPVTQVQEHLAEERLEEGQRLIG